A genome region from Dreissena polymorpha isolate Duluth1 chromosome 16, UMN_Dpol_1.0, whole genome shotgun sequence includes the following:
- the LOC127862761 gene encoding uncharacterized protein LOC127862761: MDTTLGDRNIIQNPMYDANLADTDVLYPSKEDESGERKEDAGTRNVRFEQSMSTESNGSWHESFQTPLGIDVHSHGNHGDGTEKGSSNKYENLGDRNMKHNPMYAATLEDTDVISPSKEHEPGRFIQRGRKALKTVEFGLNNR; the protein is encoded by the exons ATGGATACAACATTAG GCGACAGAAACATTATACAAAACCCGATGTATGATGCAAACCTAGCCGACACAGACGTCCTATACCCATCCAAAGAGGATGAGTCTGGAG AGAGAAAGGAAGACGCTGGGACACGAAACGTTCGGTTTGAACAATCAATGAGCACTGAATCAAACGGTTCTTGGCACGAGTCCTTTCAGACGCCTCTCGGAATTGACGTCCACAGCCACGGTAACCATGGCGATGGCACTGAGAAAGGTTCATCAAATAAGTACGAAAACCTAG GCGACAGAAACATGAAACACAACCCGATGTATGCTGCAACTCTAGAAGACACTGACGTCATATCCCCATCCAAGGAGCATGAACCTGGA AGGTTCATTCAGAGAGGAAGGAAGGCATTGAAAACCGTAGAGTTCGGTTTGAACAATCGATAA